A region of Sesamum indicum cultivar Zhongzhi No. 13 linkage group LG7, S_indicum_v1.0, whole genome shotgun sequence DNA encodes the following proteins:
- the LOC105166906 gene encoding WD repeat-containing protein RUP2-like → MNLKVGSISCEWEMRNFSSHFRLQQPGSVIPYTIRGRQNEEGEQPRAAVDDQPRCEWDFNLSAVISSAAAGCAVGSDAIGVVEFDRSNSFFATGGIARKIRIYNAQKLLLSRENGDGNAAFLDHSAACEYYMCTPAKLSSLKWKPGSGSRVIGSGDYDGVVMEYDLEKRVPVFERDEHGGRRVWSMDYSNWNPTLGGSGSDDGTMQVWDTRCDMGKTLASVEPDRYGCSPVCSVEFNPFGGFLVAVGCSDHKIYGYDVRRMVDPVFILDGHRKAVTYTRFLDQQKIVSSSTDGCLKMWDAENQHLIRTYKGHVNSRRFVGLSVWRTGGLFSCGSENNQVYVYDMRWGKPIWVGGFEQAAQPRCEPGFVSGVCWRETGGERCTLVAGGSDGVLQVFEGEKRSRLCS, encoded by the coding sequence ATGAATTTAAAAGTTGGGTCAATCTCATGTGAATGGGAAATGAGAAACTTCTCCTCCCATTTCCGTCTCCAACAGCCCGGATCAGTAATCCCATATACAATACGGGGACGACAAAATGAAGAAGGAGAGCAACCACGCGCGGCCGTCGATGATCAGCCCAGGTGTGAGTGGGACTTCAATCTCTCCGCCGTAATTTCTTCAGCCGCCGCCGGGTGCGCCGTGGGTTCTGACGCCATTGGGGTTGTGGAATTCGACCGCAGCAACTCCTTTTTCGCCACCGGTGGCATCGCTCGGAAAATCAGGATTTACAACGCCCAGAAATTACTTTTGTCGAGGGAGAATGGCGACGGGAACGCCGCGTTTCTCGACCACTCCGCTGCATGCGAATACTACATGTGTACTCCGGCGAAACTAAGCAGTCTTAAGTGGAAGCCCGGGTCGGGTTCACGGGTCATTGGATCTGGGGACTATGACGGGGTTGTCATGGAGTATGATCTCGAAAAACGGGTGCCCGTTTTCGAGCGCGACGAGCATGGGGGTAGGCGGGTTTGGAGTATGGACTACTCGAATTGGAATCCGACTCTTGGGGGGTCCGGTTCGGATGACGGCACAATGCAAGTATGGGATACACGTTGCGATATGGGGAAAACCCTGGCTTCAGTTGAGCCGGACCGGTATGGATGCAGCCCGGTTTGCAGCGTAGAGTTCAACCCATTCGGTGGGTTCCTGGTAGCCGTCGGATGCTCCGACCACAAAATCTACGGCTACGACGTGCGCAGAATGGTGGACCCGGTTTTTATCCTGGACGGGCACCGGAAGGCCGTGACGTACACGAGATTTCTTGATCAGCAGAAGATAGTTTCATCGTCGACTGATGGGTGTTTGAAGATGTGGGACGCAGAGAATCAGCACCTGATTAGGACGTACAAAGGCCACGTCAACAGCAGAAGATTTGTGGGGCTGTCGGTCTGGAGAACCGGCGGATTATTCAGCTGTGGCTCCGAAAACAACCAAGTATATGTGTATGACATGAGATGGGGCAAACCGATTTGGGTTGGTGGGTTCGAACAGGCGGCGCAGCCTCGGTGCGAACCGGGTTTTGTGAGCGGCGTTTGCTGGCGGGAGACGGGAGGAGAACGGTGCACGCTGGTGGCCGGTGGTTCTGACGGGGTGTTGCAGGTGTTTGAGGGTGAAAAGAGGTCACGCTTATGCTCATAA
- the LOC105166907 gene encoding transcription factor LAF1-like, translating to MVANRALKSIKKHKKGLWSPDEDQKLRNYVLKHGHGCWSSVAINAGLQRNGKSCRLRWINYLRPGLKRGAFSVAEEETVLSLHRILGNKWSQIAQHLPGRTDNEIKNYWHSCLKKRRVVKMSETEAQTTKNNYKYGEIRGLESSTSFQHIERLAQQCSFPKVLFAEWLSFDHFKNEGNLDNHSSSPEDNLVDGLLVNEGTSCSESDRKQDEVSVDDMLRLEDLESCLIDYFPGEFCMSYDMYV from the exons ATGGTG GCCAATAGGGCTCTAAAA TCAATAAAGAAGCATAAGAAGGGGTTGTGGTCACCCGATGAAGACCAGAAGCTCAGAAACTATGTTCTGAAGCACGGTCATGGCTGCTGGAGCTCTGTTGCTATCAATGCCG GTTTACAAAGAAATGGAAAGAGCTGCAGATTGAGGTGGATTAATTACTTAAGACCGGGACTAAAGAGAGGGGCGTTCAGCGTAGCAGAAGAGGAGACGGTGCTGTCCCTTCATCGAATATTAGGCAACAA GTGGTCTCAAATTGCACAGCATTTACCAGGAAGAACTGATAATGAGATAAAGAACTACTGGCATTCTTGtctgaagaaaagaagagtGGTAAAAATGTCTGAAACTGAAGCTCAGACTactaaaaataactacaaatacGGAGAAATTCGAGGACTAGAATCATCAACTTCTTTTCAACACATAGAAAGATTGGCACAACAGTGCAGTTTTCCTAAGGTTCTTTTCGCAGAGTGGCTCTCATTCGATCATTTCAAGAATGAAGGTAATCTTGACAACCATAGCTCGAGTCCTGAAGACAATTTAGTCGATGGTTTGCTGGTTAACGAAGGGACGTCTTGTAGTGAATCGGACAGGAAACAGGACGAGGTATCTGTGGATGATATGCTTAGGTTGGAGGATTTGGAAAGTTGCCTGATTGATTATTTTCCAGGAGAATTCTGCATGAGTTATGATATGTATGTATGA
- the LOC105166668 gene encoding pre-mRNA cleavage factor Im 25 kDa subunit 2, whose product MVTSPVVNTYPLSSYTFGTKEPKMEKDTSVADRLARMKVNYMKEGMRTSVEGILLVQEHNHPHILLLQIGNTFCKLPGGRLKPGENEIEGLKRKLSSKLAANSPSLQPDWQIGECVAIWWRPNFETIMYPYCPPHITKPKECKKLFLVHLSEREYFAVPKNLKLLAVPLFELYDNVQRYGPVISTIPQQLSRFQFNMIHP is encoded by the exons ATGGTGACGTCGCCGGTGGTGAATACGTATCCTCTGTCGAGCTACACTTTCGGCACCAAAGAGCCGAAGATGGAGAAAGATACCTCCGTCGCCGATCGCCTTGCCCGTATGAAAGTCAA CTACATGAAGGAAGGCATGAGGACTAGCGTCGAGGGTATTTTATTG GTACAAGAGCATAATCATCCCCATATTCTTCTTTTGCAAATTGGAAATACTTTCTGTAAACTTCCTGGTGGTAGATTAAAGCCAGGAGAGAATG AAATTGAAGGCTTGAAAAGAAAACTCTCTAGCAAACTTGCTGCAAATTCGCCTTCCCTGCAGCCAGATTGGCAG ATTGGTGAGTGTGTAGCAATCTGGTGGAGACCAAACTTTGAAACAATCATGTATCCTTATTGCCCGCCACACATAACAAAGCCTAAG GAGTGCAAGAAACTTTTCCTTGTTCACCTGTCTGAAAGAGAGTATTTTGCTGTGCCCAAGAACTTGAAACTCCTTGCTGTTCCATTGTTTGAACTATATGACAATGTTCAG AGATATGGACCTGTTATATCTACCATCCCGCAGCAGTTATCTCGGTTTCAGTTCAACATGATCCATCCATAG
- the LOC105166671 gene encoding myb-related protein 308-like, translated as MGKKRDEMKEEKKKKKKGKKACCEREGLRKGAWSAEEDKILVDFITQNGQTTWRNLPRLAGLLRCGKSCRLRWTNYLRPDIKRGPFSPDEENTIIHLHSTLGNKWAAIASNLPGRTDNDIKNFWNSHLRKRFSGEVLDQTSSLSKSVDTKHESPQTRLLVQSENVRVETAESHLSSKSEDDYLLCLWNSKVGDSFPSDREGAGAQSPASQTSSYIRTIESGSRARNLSEPCKKTSFPGETDQKVKLLNCKKEAEEFGSNSDDSKSDDSSDTMLKILLDFPMGSNEMEFLQDPFDDVSTGTLH; from the exons ATGGGGAAAAAGAGAGATGAGATGaaggaggagaagaagaagaagaagaaggggaAAAAGGCATGTTGTGAAAGAGAGGGATTGAGGAAAGGGGCTTGGAGTGCTGAGGAGGATAAGATTCTTGTTGACTTCATCACTCAAAATGGGCAAACCACTTGGAGAAATCTCCCTCGACTTGCTG GTCTCCTCCGGTGTGGAAAGAGCTGTCGGCTTCGCTGGACTAACTATCTTCGACCAGACATCAAACGTGGTCCCTTTAGTCCCGATGAAGAGAATACCATTATCCATCTGCACAGCACTCTTGGTAACAA ATGGGCTGCAATAGCCTCCAATTTACCTGGAAGAACAGATAATGATATCAAGAACTTCTGGAACTCACATTTGAGGAAGAGATTCAGTGGTGAAGTCCTCGACCAGACGTCGTCTCTGTCTAAGTCAGTTGATACGAAACATGAATCTCCTCAAACTCGCCTATTGGTTCAGTCTGAGAATGTTAGAGTAGAGACTGCTGAGTCCCATCTGTCTAGTAAATCTGAAGATGACTACCTCCTATGCCTGTGGAATTCTAAGGTTGGAGATTCATTCCCAAGTGATAGGGAAGGAGCTGGAGCTCAAAGTCCAGCATCACAgacatcatcatatataagAACAATTGAATCAGGCTCCAGAGCCAGAAACCTCAGTGAACCCTGCAAGAAAACCAGCTTCCCCGGGGAAACAGATCAGAAAGTGAAACTTTTGAACTGCAAGAAGGAAGCTGAAGAGTTTGGGAGTAATTCTGATGACTCAAAATCAGATGATTCGTCAGACACAATGCTCAAGATACTATTAGATTTCCCTATGGGCAGCAACGAAATGGAATTCTTACAAGATCCCTTTGATGATGTCTCTACAGGCACCCTTCATTAG
- the LOC105166669 gene encoding remorin-like: protein MAEDEAKKVEPEPCSDPPAPEPAEAPKDVSEEKIVVPPPAEEKADESKALVVVEKPEAAAEEKKPEGSIDRDAVLARVATEKRLSLIKAWEESEKSKAENKAQKKISAIAAWENSKKASLEAELKKIEEQLEKKKAEYIEKMKNKVALVHKAAEEKRAMIEAKRGEDLLKAEEMAAKYRATGTGPKKLLGCF, encoded by the exons ATGGCGGAGGATGAAGCCAAGAAGGTTGAGCCGGAGCCCTGTTCCGACCCTCCTGCGCCGGAGCCCGCCGAAGCTCCGAAAGACGTGTCTGAGGAGAAAATCGTTGTCCCACCTCCAGCTGAAGAGAAAGCTGATGAAAGCAAAGCTCTTGTCGTGGTTGaaa AACCAGAAGCAGCTGCTGAGGAGAAGAAACCTGAGGGCTCTATAGACAGAG ATGCTGTGCTTGCACGGGTAGCAACAGAGAAGAGGTTGTCTTTGATTAAAGCATGGGAAGAAAGTGAGAAGTCAAAAGCTGAAAATAA GGCTCAGAAGAAGATATCTGCTATTGCAGCTTGGGAGAACAGCAAGAAGGCAAGTTTAGAGGCTGAGCTTAAGAAAATTGAG GAGCaattggagaaaaagaaagcagaatatatagagaaaatgaaaaacaaggTCGCTCTCGTCCACAAGGCAGCAGAAGAAAAACGAGCGATGATTGAAGCCAAACGCGGGGAAGATCTTCTCAAGGCCGAGGAGATGGCAGCAAAGTATCGTGCAACTGGAACTGGTCCGAAGAAGCTACTTGGCTGTTTCTGA
- the LOC105166672 gene encoding putative 4-hydroxy-4-methyl-2-oxoglutarate aldolase 2 gives MALVTTAEVCDANPQLIVSGELRALQPIFQIYGRRQVFSGPVVTLKVFEDNVLIREFLEEKGNGRVLVVDGGGSLRCAILGGNPVVQAQNNGWAGIIVNGCVRDVDEINGCDIGVRALASHPVKANKKGIGEKHVPITIAGTRICDGEWLYADTDGILVSKTELSV, from the coding sequence atgGCCTTGGTAACGACTGCTGAAGTTTGTGATGCTAATCCACAGCTTATCGTGAGTGGTGAGCTCCGAGCACTTCAGCCAATTTTCCAGATATACGGCAGGCGCCAAGTCTTCTCTGGCCCCGTCGTTACTCTTAAAGTGTTTGAAGATAATGTTTTGATACGTGAATTTCTTGAAGAGAAGGGCAATGGAAGAGTTCTGGTTGTTGATGGGGGTGGTAGTTTAAGATGTGCAATATTGGGAGGCAACCCAGTTGTTCAAGCTCAGAACAATGGGTGGGCTGGTATTATAGTTAATGGCTGTGTAAGGGATGTGGATGAAATCAATGGTTGTGACATTGGTGTGAGAGCTCTGGCTTCACACCCAGTCAAAGCGAACAAGAAGGGGATCGGAGAAAAACACGTACCAATAACTATTGCTGGGACCAGAATATGCGATGGAGAATGGCTTTATGCAGATACAGATGGTATTCTGGTTTCCAAGACAGAGCTGTCCgtctga
- the LOC105166673 gene encoding low-temperature-induced 65 kDa protein, producing the protein MEAQQHRPSHAHPPPPPQMVEGDPGGQQHHHHEKKSVLKKVKDKAKKIKDTLKKHGHGHGHGQVDHQGGVNREQGYHEEDKQQVMVDDPEVHGAPMYESSAIRSRDIPKEASIDLQKPTDTPTDRFDHNVRDEGITRPSAPGQIGSEYGRQAAMEAHAPENKSTPLPTIREAVDTKKPGANESKVKIGQTMGLEEDPHSTKTTRAAEIPPSNYQSKVTDPTGAGGKEADVARQFNNLNVHDASAVSKPVAGQAGSGGPLTPPPPKPTLNQFDRDRELKGKTQDPAMSEDLPQETFTGKISSTGAVIADKAVSAKNAVASKLGYDGTSGQEGQEYSSGKPASELVTDYAHKVVETLAPVYEKVAGAGTVVMSKVHGSTGEDKHKEGADKGVATTDYLAEKLRPGDEDKALSEVITEAFHKKKDAGEKHPVGKVTESEEVAARLGTGAETKREGDDALAAGAESSGQSVTDRVKDAVGSWLGKSTGIQTAQDSIAGSFVSDAGSGGRGVGGGEEATSGQQRNVGS; encoded by the exons ATGGAAGCACAACAACACCGCCCTTCACATGCccatcctcctcctcctccacagA TGGTGGAGGGTGATCCAGGAGGGCAGCAGCACCATCATCATGAGAAGAAATCCGTGCTCAAGAAAGTTAAGGATAAGGCCAAGAAAATCAAGGATACCCTCAAGAAGCACGGCCACGGCCACGGCCACGGCCAAGTTGATCATCAGGGCGGGGTTAATCGTGAACAAGGGTATCATGAGGAAGATAAGCAACAAGTAATGGTGGATGATCCAGAAGTCCATGGTGCACCAA TGTATGAATCTAGTGCTATCAGGAGCAGAGATATACCAAAGGAAGCCAGCATCGATCTACAAAAGCCAACAGATACGCCGACTGATAGATTTGATCACAATGTAAGGGACGAAGGAATAACTAGGCCTTCTGCTCCTGGCCAAATAGGGTCTGAATATGGCCGGCAGGCAGCCATGGAGGCCCATGCGCCTGAAAACAAGAGTACCCCCCTCCCGACTATCCGGGAAGCAGTGGACACAAAGAAGCCGGGTGCCAATGAATCAAAGGTTAAAATTGGGCAGACAATGGGCTTAGAAGAGGATCCCCATTCCACTAAGACGACTCGTGCAGCTGAAATTCCACCCTCGAATTATCAGTCCAAAGTCACTGATCCTACAGGAGCTG GCGGCAAAGAAGCAGATGTTGCTCGTCAGTTCAACAATCTGAATGTTCATGATGCATCGGCTGTTTCAAAACCTGTGGCTGGACAGGCAGGTAGCGGTGGTCCGCTCACTCCACCACCACCGAAACCGACTCTAAACCAATTCGATCGAGATCGAGAACTGAAGGGAAAAACTCAAGATCCTGCCATGTCTGAAGACTTGCCCCAGGAAACTTTTACTGGGAAAATATCGTCGACCGGTGCTGTTATTGCTGATAAGGCTGTGTCCGCCAAGAATGCGGTTGCGTCGAAGCTAGGATATGACGGTACTAGTGGCCAAGAAGGGCAGGAATATTCTTCTGGAAAACCTGCATCAGAACTAGTTACGGATTACGCGCACAAAGTAGTAGAGACACTAGCTCCAGTCTACGAGAAAGTCGCGGGCGCCGGCACTGTAGTGATGTCCAAAGTCCACGGCAGCACTGGGGAAGACAAACACAAAGAAGGGGCTGATAAAGGGGTGGCCACGACGGACTACTTGGCTGAGAAATTGAGGCCTGGAGACGAAGATAAGGCGTTGTCGGAGGTGATCACCGAAGCatttcacaagaaaaaagacgcaGGGGAGAAGCATCCGGTTGGAAAGGTGACGGAGTCGGAAGAGGTGGCTGCACGATTAGGGACGGGTGCGGAAACTAAGAGGGAAGGTGACGACGCATTGGCTGCCGGGGCAGAGAGTTCCGGTCAAAGCGTGACAGATAGGGTGAAAGACGCAGTTGGGTCGTGGCTTGGGAAGAGTACTGGAATACAGACGGCTCAGGACTCGATTGCCGGATCATTTG TGAGCGATGCAGGCTCAGGTGGAAGGGGAGTTGGAGGAGGCGAGGAAGCTACTAGCGGCCAGCAGAGGAATGTGGGAAGTTGA